One window of Nocardia sp. NBC_00508 genomic DNA carries:
- a CDS encoding serine hydrolase domain-containing protein — translation MAVHGHCDPAFARVRDEFERNFAERGELGASVCVFLDGEPVVDLWGGVADPETGREWQDDTVHLIMSCSKGLTALCGHLLIDRGQLDVDLPVAHYWPEFARNGKGDIPVRQVFTHQSGVAHVDGRVPRGGFTDWELMISLIEETTPLWEPGTRVGYHGMTFGWLIGELVRRITDRSIGRFFRDEIGEPLGVDCWIGLPAEHESRVAPSIPGGGATVDLPPRILAALSNPESPMVKAISNMGSWPSEWDTRAAHAAEIPAGGAISNARGLAGVYAPLALGGRINGVRVISEAAIPRMRYPQAWTDVDAVSCLRTCYTLGFAKSWPNGVGNSVIIGEDAFGTPGLGGQIGFADPSCRLSFAYTVNRHSAGTGLGSSGQALVDAVYRTVGSPTNAPGFWVRPEARSRR, via the coding sequence ATGGCAGTACATGGTCATTGCGACCCGGCTTTCGCGCGTGTTCGCGATGAGTTCGAACGCAACTTCGCCGAACGCGGCGAGCTGGGCGCGTCGGTGTGTGTCTTCCTCGACGGCGAACCGGTCGTGGACCTGTGGGGAGGCGTAGCCGATCCAGAGACCGGGCGCGAGTGGCAAGACGACACGGTGCACCTGATCATGTCGTGCTCCAAGGGGCTCACCGCCCTGTGCGGCCATCTGCTCATCGACCGCGGCCAGCTCGATGTGGATCTTCCCGTCGCACACTATTGGCCCGAATTCGCCCGGAACGGAAAGGGTGACATCCCGGTGCGCCAGGTCTTCACCCATCAGTCCGGCGTGGCACACGTCGACGGTCGCGTTCCCCGCGGCGGTTTCACCGATTGGGAGCTGATGATCTCGCTGATCGAGGAAACAACGCCGCTGTGGGAACCGGGAACCCGAGTCGGCTACCACGGCATGACCTTCGGCTGGCTCATCGGCGAGCTCGTTCGGCGGATAACCGACAGGTCCATCGGCCGCTTCTTCCGGGATGAGATCGGCGAACCACTCGGCGTGGACTGCTGGATCGGACTACCCGCGGAACACGAATCGCGAGTTGCTCCGAGCATCCCTGGCGGCGGTGCCACCGTAGATCTGCCGCCTCGTATTCTGGCCGCGCTGTCCAACCCGGAATCTCCCATGGTGAAAGCGATCTCCAACATGGGGTCGTGGCCGTCAGAGTGGGATACCCGGGCAGCTCATGCCGCGGAAATCCCTGCGGGAGGCGCGATCTCGAACGCGCGGGGGTTGGCCGGCGTCTACGCCCCATTGGCGCTGGGCGGACGAATCAACGGCGTACGCGTCATCAGCGAGGCCGCCATTCCGAGGATGCGGTACCCGCAGGCGTGGACCGATGTCGATGCGGTCTCGTGCCTGCGGACCTGCTACACACTGGGGTTCGCCAAGTCCTGGCCCAACGGAGTGGGCAACAGTGTCATCATCGGCGAGGATGCGTTCGGCACACCCGGCCTGGGTGGCCAGATCGGATTCGCGGACCCGTCCTGCCGGCTTTCGTTCGCGTACACCGTCAACCGCCACTCGGCTGGAACGGGTCTCGGCAGCAGCGGACAAGCGCTGGTCGATGCCGTCTACCGAACGGTGGGTTCGCCTACCAACGCCCCGGGTTTCTGGGTCCGTCCCGAAGCCCGCAGTCGGCGGTGA